A window of Komagataella phaffii GS115 chromosome 1, complete sequence contains these coding sequences:
- a CDS encoding Vacuolar proteinase B (yscB), a serine protease of the subtilisin family → MQLRHSVGLAILSAIAVQGLLIPNIESLPSQFGANGDSEQGVLAHHGKHPKVDMAHHGKHPKIAKDSKGHPKLCPEALKKMKEGHPSAPVITTHSASKNLIPYSYIIVFKKGVTSEDIDFHRDLISTLHEESVSKLRESDPNHSFFVSNENGETGYTGDFSVGDLLKGYTGYFTDDTLELISKHPAVAFIERDSRVFATDFETQNGAPWGLARVSHRKPLSLGSFNKYLYDGAGGEGVTSYVIDTGIHVTHKEFQGRASWGKTIPAGDVDDDGNGHGTHCAGTIASESYGVAKKANVVAIKVLRSNGSGSMSDVLKGVEYATQSHLDAVKKGNKKFKGSTANMSLGGGKSPALDLAVNAAVKNGIHFAVAAGNENQDACNTSPAAAENAITVGASTLSDARAYFSNYGKCVDIFAPGLNILSTYTGSDDATATLSGTSMASPHIAGLLTYFLSLQPAAGSLYSNGGSEGVTPAQLKKNLLKYASVGVLEDVPEDTPNLLVYNGGGQNLSSFWGKETEDNVASSDDTGEFHSFVNKLESAVENLAQEFAHSVKELASELI, encoded by the coding sequence ATGCAATTGCGTCATTCCGTTGGATTGGCTATCTTATCTGCCATAGCAGTCCAAGGATTGCTAATTCCTAACATTGAGTCATTACCCAGCCAGTTTGGTGCTAATGGTGACAGTGAACAAGGTGTATTAGCCCACCATGGTAAACATCCTAAAGTTGATATGGCTCACCATGGAAAGCATCCTAAAATCGCTAAGGATTCCAAGGGACACCCTAAGCTTTGCCCtgaagctttgaagaagatgaaagaagGCCACCCTTCGGCTCCAGTCATTACTACCCATTCCGCTTCTAAAAACTTAATCCCTTACTCTTATATTATAGTCTTCAAGAAGGGTGTCACTTCAGAGGATATCGACTTCCACCGTGACCTTATCTCCACTCTTCATGAAGAGTCTGTGAGCAAATTAAGAGAGTCAGATCCAAATCACTCATTTTTCGTTTCTAATGAGAATGGCGAAACAGGTTACACCGGTGACTTCTCCGTTGGTGACTTGCTCAAGGGTTACACCGGATACTTCACGGATGACACTTTAGAGCTTATCAGTAAGCATCCAGCAGTTGCTTTCATTGAAAGGGATTCGAGAGTATTTGCCACCgattttgaaactcaaaaCGGTGCTCCTTGGGGTTTGGCCAGAGTCTCTCACAGAAAGCCTCTTTCCCTAGGCAGCTTCAACAAGTACTTATATGATGGAGCTGGTGGTGAAGGTGTTACTTCCTATGTTATCGATACAGGTATCCACGTCACTCACAAAGAATTCCAGGGTAGAGCATCTTGGGGTAAGACCATTCCAGCTGGAGACGTTGATGACGATGGAAACGGTCACGGAACTCACTGTGCTGGTACCATTGCTTCTGAAAGCTACGGTGTTGCCAAGAAGGCTAATGTTGTTGCCATCAAGGTCTTGAGATCTAATGGTTCTGGTTCGATGTCAGATGTTCTGAAGGGTGTTGAGTATGCCACCCAATCCCACTTGGATGCTGTTAAAAAGGGCAACAAGAAATTTAAGGGCTCTACCGCTAACATGTCACTGGGTGGTGGTAAATCTCCTGCTTTGGACCTTGCAGTCAATGCTGCTGTTAAGAATGGTATTCACTTTGCCGTTGCAGCAGGTAACGAAAACCAAGATGCTTGTAACACCTCGCCAGCAGCTGCTGAGAATGCCATCACCGTCGGTGCATCAACCTTATCAGACGCTAGAGCTTACTTTTCTAACTACGGTAAATGTGTTGACATTTTCGCTCCAGGTTTAAACATTCTTTCTACCTACACTGGTTCGGATGACGCAACTGCTACCTTGTCTGGTACTTCAATGGCCTCTCCTCACATTGCTGGTCTGTTGACTTACTTCCTATCATTGCAGCCTGCTGCTGGATCTCTGTACTCTAACGGAGGATCTGAGGGTGTCACACCTgctcaattgaaaaagaaccTCCTCAAGTATGCATCTGTCGGAGTATTAGAGGATGTTCCAGAAGACACTCCAAACCTCTTGGTTTACAATGGTGGTGGACAAaacctttcttctttctggGGAAAGGAGACAGAAGACAATGTTGCTTCCTCCGACGATACTGGTGAGTTTCACTCTTTTGTGAACAAGCTTGAATCAGCTGTTGAAAACTTGGCCCAAGAGTTTGCACATTCAGTGAAGGAGCTGGCTTCTGAACTTATTTAG
- a CDS encoding Nuclear pore-associated protein, forms a complex with Sac3p yields MSQLEIFFKKIHSTIRLPEKEASELLKKQLTMNPKSPHLPKLQVDLQNQSEQTISKFVQDQQFFGGDWARFESLIVSYLKFVRNFDPWSILKSIDLMINVVDELASSLNKQQHYKYLFGTLVDYVILLHPLVKLVDKKLLIIKKRNSYYPRLTQMSTILQKAFNNIRNQRDPTGQISRDQQLVLFLLGIKTCYIYFNINHLLRCNDIFSNMNVLNLDAKIIPKSQLIQYRFLLGKFNFIQNNFMTAFVQLNWCLNNAYINNTNHRTKNMELILKYLIPSSLIVGKIPNLNILNQLLSSQEAHPLIELYRPLISTLKKGNVFEFHKYLFDNESYFLKMNVLLPLLQRLRILLFRNLVRKLALIEPPVNNSLRFSSIKTALFVSISPNQNAYFQNNYSYLIVTNESQIDDSFVENLMISLIDQNLIKGKLVNDNHRIIVSKADTFPEIPTIYSTKFAVDSSFDWLDQ; encoded by the coding sequence ATGAGTCAATTAGAAATCTTTTTTAAAAAGATTCATTCTACGATTCGGCTTCCCGAAAAAGAGGCAAGTGAATTGCTCAAGAAACAATTGACTATGAACCCAAAATCTCCTCATCTCCCAAAACTTCAAGTGGATCTACAGAATCAATCTGAACAAACCATAAGCAAATTCGTGCAAGATCAACAGTTCTTTGGTGGCGACTGGGCTCGGTTCGAAAGCCTTATTGTCAGCTATTTAAAATTTGTTAGAAACTTTGACCCCTGGTCGATATTGAAATCCATTGATCTAATGATTAACGTTGTTGACGAGTTGGCAAGTTCTCTCAACAAACAACAGCATTACAAGTACCTGTTTGGGACTCTTGTTGATTATGTCATTCTTTTGCATCCTCTTGTCAAATTGGTTGATAAAAAATTGCtaattatcaaaaagaGGAACAGCTATTATCCAAGGCTTACGCAGATGTCTACCATTTTGCAGAAAGCTTTCAACAATATtagaaatcaaagagatCCAACCGGCCAGATATCAAGGGACCAACAACTGGTCTTATTCTTGCTTGGTATAAAGACTTGCTACATCTACTTTAACATCAATCATCTCTTGAGATGCAATGATATCTTCTCCAACATGAACGTGTTGAACTTGGACGCCAAAATTATCCCTAAGTCCCAGCTAATTCAGTATAGATTTTTGTTGGGAAAGTTTAACTTCATACAGAATAACTTCATGACTGCATTTGTTCAATTGAACTGGTGTTTGAACAACGCCTACATCAATAATACCAATCATCGGACGAAAAATATGGAATTAATACTAAAATATCTTATCCCCTCCAGTCTTATAGTTGGTAAGATACCAAATTTGAACATCCTGAACCAGCTGCTGTCATCTCAAGAGGCACACCCTCTGATTGAGCTTTATCGACCACTGATTTCAACCCTCAAAAAGGGTAATGTTTTCGAATTCCACAAATACCTGTTTGATAATGAGTCATACTTTTTAAAGATGAACGTTCTCCTGCCGCTACTTCAACGGTTGCGTATTTTGCTGTTCAGAAATCTGGTCCGAAAGCTGGCCCTTATAGAGCCACCAGTCAACAACTCTCTGAGATTTTCATCCATCAAAACAGCCCTTTTCGTTTCCATTTCACCCAATCAAAACGCATACTTTCAGAACAATTATTCATACCTGATTGTTACCAACGAGTCCCAGATAGACGACTCCTTTGTGGAGAACCTCATGATCAGTCTAATCGATCAAAACCTAATTAAGGGTAAACTCGTCAACGATAACCACCGAATAATTGTCTCCAAGGCCGATACATTCCCGGAGATCCCTACGATTTATTCGACTAAGTTTGCCGTAGACTCGTCATTCGATTGGCTGGACCAATAG